TCCGCTGCTCCTGGATACAAACCGGTAATTATGAAAAAGGGGAGGTTAAAGATGGATCGATTAAAGCTGTTACTGTGCCATACAGAGGGATTTATGCGAGGAAATAAAACGAGCCGCTTTTGTAGACCAGGCATCTATTACCCGATTGTTGAAGAGCGCGGAAACGTCTATTTCGTAACGACAGAGTTCTCTGAGCGGCATCCCATTGCCAAAGGACGATACAAAATGTGGTTCCAATTGGTCGAGGTTGAAAGAGCGTATTACGAAATAATGCAGCCGAACGTGACGACTTAACACTTCATTACAGGAGGAAAAAACCATGAGCGTAAAATTGTACATTTCAGAAGGCATCAAAAAGGCCGAGCTGGAAATTGCCAAGCCTAATAACCTGCAGCTGCTGAATGTCATCCATGGACTGTACGGGTTTTTCGGTGTAGAGATCCCAGGTATCGGGGAGCAGAAACCTGTTTCTACACAGCATGTTTTCGAGCCAAACATACAGATTCCACGAGCATTTGAAAAGACCAGCCAGCCACGAGAAGAAAAAAAGAGTATCGAGCTCCCAAAGCGGCAGCTGCCATATGTGAACGGTGACCGAACCCTTACTCAAAATCTTGGCGAGAAGTTGGGGCCGCTGCTGGGACTCCGAATTGATGAGCCTAAAACGGCAGTGAAGGAACCCCCGGTCGAGCAAGTTGTGGATCCTGCAGTGGTTAAATCAGCTGAACAAAAGGAACAGCCTAAATACACCGGCATCAAAGAAATAAATGGGGAACTGCATTATCAGACCTATGTGTACTGCAAAAATGTTCAATGCTGCAAACGGAACAAGGTATTCATCAAAAAGACGCAGGTCTGCGTTCCTTGCCCGGCTTGCAATACCAAACATGCACGACGGGATGCTTCTTCAGATGGATTCCCGAATCAAGACGACTTCGGAAATTTCTTTAAGGCGGACAGGCTGTGGATAGAGAACCATAAGCCGCATCAGGAACGAGTGAAAAGCCCATTAAAATAAACCATGTAGCCGTGCGCAGTGAGGGGTGAACGGAATGGCACACAGACAATTATTGAGCCCGAAAATGTTGGAAGATATTACACGTATTGCTGTGGAGGCAGCGATGGACTTTCAGGAGAAGGAGAAGCAAAAACAGCAGAAAGCGAAAAAGGACTGGCGGCTGCGTAATACAAAACTGCTGTTGAAGCATTATCGTTCGTTTGTAAAACACAGCGAGGGCGTGAAGGAAAAACTGTCAGCGTTGGAGAGTGCTGAAGCCATCGAGGACCTTTACACTGATGAGCTGGCGATTGAGTCTATCAAGCGCAGCAAACAACGGACGCTGGCGATGGTTCAGTTCATCCAGAGGATGATGAAAGTTTACAAGATGATGTGCGAAACGTCAGGGCAGACAGAAGACATGAGACGATATCAGATCATCCACGAGCTGTACATCGCAGAGGAAAAACGAACAGTCGAGGAGCTAGCCGAATTTCACAAAATTGAGCCGAGAACCGTCTACAACGATGTAAAAAATGCTACAAAAACCTTGTCAGTACTGATATTTGGCGTTGATGGGGTTGAGCTCTACTGACTTCAATTTTGTTTCAAAAAGAGTTCATTTTCTTTTCAACCGGCCCGTGGTAATCTGATATCGTAGGAAAAATATACAAAGCGGCCATCCTAACAAACGGATGGCTTTTTGTTTACGACAATCCTCCCCAAGTGTGCAGGCGTACAACCGACAGGCAGGGGCAAATGCCTGGACGTTGCACCACTCCCTGTGCCGTGACCACAGCGGTTAAGGATTGTCTCGTGGCGGAGGCCCCTGCCGAAAAAAGTGGGGTCGCTATCTCCCAATTTTTTTAATGATCTCTTCTGGTACTAGACTTTGGAGATCATTTCCTCTTTTGGTTTCAAGATACTGAGCGATAGCGTAGAATTTTGCAAAAGTTTCTTGAATTTCTTCGGCATCTCCCATACTGTAAGCCGAATAATACAGGGTCGTTAATTCAGTTGCTACATCAAGTTTATTACGTTGGATAGGACTAGGTTTTACTTTGACGTCATCAGACATGCTAATCACCTCCTTTTTCTTCCAACATTCGACATGAGGTAGATATTTTCCTTTTCCAAAACAGATAGTCAAGGAGGTGATCCCCATGTTGCGTCACCAGCATGGGCAGTGAGTCTTGGTTCGAGGAGAGGGCAAGAGCAAGACGACGAGGACGAGGGAGCCGCGGGTCCTTCTGGCAGGCGGCTTTCTTGCGGGTCGGCAGAGCCCCGAAATTTCGC
This sequence is a window from Brevibacillus composti. Protein-coding genes within it:
- a CDS encoding HTH domain-containing protein, whose amino-acid sequence is MAHRQLLSPKMLEDITRIAVEAAMDFQEKEKQKQQKAKKDWRLRNTKLLLKHYRSFVKHSEGVKEKLSALESAEAIEDLYTDELAIESIKRSKQRTLAMVQFIQRMMKVYKMMCETSGQTEDMRRYQIIHELYIAEEKRTVEELAEFHKIEPRTVYNDVKNATKTLSVLIFGVDGVELY